The following are encoded together in the Thunnus albacares chromosome 7, fThuAlb1.1, whole genome shotgun sequence genome:
- the znf710a gene encoding zinc finger protein 710a isoform X3 has product MRSLKHLKHHSRNNVEEESGRLVRTYPKMTEGHVDVATQTEPVVVLSLAQAAVLGLISQNEIFGATIAPNGFYTGEPRECPPPQPEAMEYEYADQLIGANGDYLAEPAGEPEPQPHCSERRRPGPRGRTKRPKSDGELVGHPHKVSSPQAQVKGERLESDTPSSCIHINSRRSPGKQEDHTTQQGSLKEEQACGNCPSCARDTSRPQSDGQPEQEQEESSGREKDREEEELVVEEEEEEEALNLKTSGDTGSPLENRYYESNEVAYESADMALPGEYEENGQAMLWSDPEGLARRMQIDRLDINVQIDESYCVDVGEGLKRWKCRMCEKSYTSKYNLVTHILGHNGIKPHECLHCGKLFKQPSHLQTHLLTHQGTRPHKCTVCEKAFTQTSHLKRHMLQHSDVKPYSCRFCGRGFAYPSELRTHENKHENGQCHVCTQCGMEFPTYAHLKRHLTSHQGPTTYQCTECHKSFAYRSQLQNHLMKHQNVRPYVCPECGMEFVQIHHLRQHALTHKGMKEFKCDVCAREFTLSANLKRHMLIHASVRPFQCHVCFKTFVQKQTLKTHMIVHLPVKPFKCKVCGKSFNRMYNLLGHMHLHAGSKPFKCPYCTSKFNLKGNLSRHMKVKHGIMDTSIDGQEPPQDPEGQEDYEEESFEFSERENRANNNNTPDIAKLSQMEYYSTYGKGAGRFSTA; this is encoded by the exons ATGAGATCCCTGAAACACCTCAAACATCACTCCAGGAACAATGTG gaggaggagagtggcCGCTTGGTGCGGACCTACCCCAAGATGACTGAGGGCCACGTGGATGTGGCCACACAGACAGAGCCTGTGGTGGTGCTATCTCTGGCTCAGGCAGCTGTTCTTGGCCTCATCTCCCAGAATGAAATCTTTGGGGCCACCATCGCTCCTAATGGCTTTTACACAGGAGAGCCCAGAGAGTGTCCCCCTCCTCAGCCTGAGGCAATGGAGTATGAGTACGCTGACCAGCTGATAGGGGCCAACGGGGACTACCTGGCTGAGCCTGCTGGGGAACCGGAGCCTCAGCCACACTGCAGTGAGAGAAGACGGCCGGGGCCCCGTGGGAGGACCAAGAGGCCCAAGAGTGATGGAGAATTAGTGGGTCACCCTCACAAAGTATCAAGTCCACAGGCTCAGGTTAAAGGTGAACGGCTTGAGTCTGATACGCCATCTTCCTGCATTCACATAAACAGCAGGCGTAGCCCTGGCAAGCAAGAGGATCACACCACGCAACAAGGTTCTCTGAAAGAGGAGCAGGCCTGCGGAAACTGTCCCTCATGTGCAAGAGACACATCCAGGCCACAATCAGATGGACAGCCAGagcaggaacaagaagaaagcAGTGGTAGAGAAAAagacagggaggaagaggagctggtggtggaggaagaagaagaggaggaggcacTAAACCTCAAAACTAGTGGAGATACTGGTAGTCCTCTGGAGAACCGGTATTATGAGTCCAATGAGGTGGCCTATGAGTCTGCTGATATGGCGCTGCCAGGAGAGTACGAGGAGAACGGCCAGGCCATGTTGTGGTCAGACCCGGAGGGCCTTGCCAGGCGAATGCAGATTGACCGGCTGGACATCAACGTACAGATAGATGAGTCTTACTGCGTAGATGTAGGAGAGGGTCTGAAGCGCTGGAAGTGCCGCATGTGTGAGAAATCATACACATCCAAATATAACCTCGTCACACATATCCTGGGCCATAATGGAATTAAGCCCCACGAATGTCTACACTGTGGAAAGCTCTTCAAGCAGCCGAGCCACCTTCAGACTCACCTGCTCACCCACCAGGGAACCCGACCTCACAAGTGCACCGTTTGTGAGAAAGCCTTCACACAGACCAGCCACCTGAAGAGGCACATGCTACAGCATTCGGACGTCAAGCCCTACAGCTGTCGCTTCTGTGGCCGTGGCTTCGCCTACCCCAGTGAGCTGCGGACCCACGAGAACAAACATGAGAATGGTCAGTGCCATGTCTGCACCCAGTGTGGTATGGAGTTCCCAACCTACGCGCACCTGAAACGCCACCTGACCAGCCATCAGGGCCCCACTACATACCAATGCACAGAGTGCCACAAGTCCTTCGCCTACCGCAGCCAGCTGCAGAACCACTTAATGAAGCACCAGAACGTGCGGCCCTACGTTTGCCCCGAGTGCGGCATGGAGTTTGTCCAGATCCACCACCTTCGGCAACACGCTCTCACTCACAAG GGTATGAAAGAATTCAAATGTGACGTCTGTGCCAGAGAGTTCACCCTGTCTGCCAACCTGAAGAGACACATGTTGATTCATGCCAGTGTGAGGCCCTTCCAGTGCCACGTCTGCTTCAAGACCTTCGTCCAAAAGCAGACCCTTAAAACGCACATGATTGTCCATCTGCCGGTCAAGCCGTTCAAATGCAAG gtgtgcGGAAAGTCGTTCAACAGAATGTACAACCTCCTCGGCCACATGCATCTCCACGCCGGCAGCAAGCCCTTCAAGTGCCCTTACTGCACCAGCAAGTTTAACCTGAAGGGCAACCTCAGCCGACACATGAAGGTCAAACACGGCATCATGGACACCTCGATAGATGGACAAG AGCCCCCCCAAGACCCAGAAGGCCAGGAGGATTATGAAGAGGAGAGCTTTGAATTCAGTGAGCGAGAAAACCGggctaacaacaacaacacaccagACATTGCTAAACTATCTCAAATGGAGTATTACAGCACCTATGGGAAGGGCGCGGGGCGCTTCAGCActgcatga
- the znf710a gene encoding zinc finger protein 710a isoform X2, translating into MKTGIMYNVPSFEEEEESGRLVRTYPKMTEGHVDVATQTEPVVVLSLAQAAVLGLISQNEIFGATIAPNGFYTGEPRECPPPQPEAMEYEYADQLIGANGDYLAEPAGEPEPQPHCSERRRPGPRGRTKRPKSDGELVGHPHKVSSPQAQVKGERLESDTPSSCIHINSRRSPGKQEDHTTQQGSLKEEQACGNCPSCARDTSRPQSDGQPEQEQEESSGREKDREEEELVVEEEEEEEALNLKTSGDTGSPLENRYYESNEVAYESADMALPGEYEENGQAMLWSDPEGLARRMQIDRLDINVQIDESYCVDVGEGLKRWKCRMCEKSYTSKYNLVTHILGHNGIKPHECLHCGKLFKQPSHLQTHLLTHQGTRPHKCTVCEKAFTQTSHLKRHMLQHSDVKPYSCRFCGRGFAYPSELRTHENKHENGQCHVCTQCGMEFPTYAHLKRHLTSHQGPTTYQCTECHKSFAYRSQLQNHLMKHQNVRPYVCPECGMEFVQIHHLRQHALTHKVLAAHALARKGMKEFKCDVCAREFTLSANLKRHMLIHASVRPFQCHVCFKTFVQKQTLKTHMIVHLPVKPFKCKVCGKSFNRMYNLLGHMHLHAGSKPFKCPYCTSKFNLKGNLSRHMKVKHGIMDTSIDGQEPPQDPEGQEDYEEESFEFSERENRANNNNTPDIAKLSQMEYYSTYGKGAGRFSTA; encoded by the exons gaggaggagagtggcCGCTTGGTGCGGACCTACCCCAAGATGACTGAGGGCCACGTGGATGTGGCCACACAGACAGAGCCTGTGGTGGTGCTATCTCTGGCTCAGGCAGCTGTTCTTGGCCTCATCTCCCAGAATGAAATCTTTGGGGCCACCATCGCTCCTAATGGCTTTTACACAGGAGAGCCCAGAGAGTGTCCCCCTCCTCAGCCTGAGGCAATGGAGTATGAGTACGCTGACCAGCTGATAGGGGCCAACGGGGACTACCTGGCTGAGCCTGCTGGGGAACCGGAGCCTCAGCCACACTGCAGTGAGAGAAGACGGCCGGGGCCCCGTGGGAGGACCAAGAGGCCCAAGAGTGATGGAGAATTAGTGGGTCACCCTCACAAAGTATCAAGTCCACAGGCTCAGGTTAAAGGTGAACGGCTTGAGTCTGATACGCCATCTTCCTGCATTCACATAAACAGCAGGCGTAGCCCTGGCAAGCAAGAGGATCACACCACGCAACAAGGTTCTCTGAAAGAGGAGCAGGCCTGCGGAAACTGTCCCTCATGTGCAAGAGACACATCCAGGCCACAATCAGATGGACAGCCAGagcaggaacaagaagaaagcAGTGGTAGAGAAAAagacagggaggaagaggagctggtggtggaggaagaagaagaggaggaggcacTAAACCTCAAAACTAGTGGAGATACTGGTAGTCCTCTGGAGAACCGGTATTATGAGTCCAATGAGGTGGCCTATGAGTCTGCTGATATGGCGCTGCCAGGAGAGTACGAGGAGAACGGCCAGGCCATGTTGTGGTCAGACCCGGAGGGCCTTGCCAGGCGAATGCAGATTGACCGGCTGGACATCAACGTACAGATAGATGAGTCTTACTGCGTAGATGTAGGAGAGGGTCTGAAGCGCTGGAAGTGCCGCATGTGTGAGAAATCATACACATCCAAATATAACCTCGTCACACATATCCTGGGCCATAATGGAATTAAGCCCCACGAATGTCTACACTGTGGAAAGCTCTTCAAGCAGCCGAGCCACCTTCAGACTCACCTGCTCACCCACCAGGGAACCCGACCTCACAAGTGCACCGTTTGTGAGAAAGCCTTCACACAGACCAGCCACCTGAAGAGGCACATGCTACAGCATTCGGACGTCAAGCCCTACAGCTGTCGCTTCTGTGGCCGTGGCTTCGCCTACCCCAGTGAGCTGCGGACCCACGAGAACAAACATGAGAATGGTCAGTGCCATGTCTGCACCCAGTGTGGTATGGAGTTCCCAACCTACGCGCACCTGAAACGCCACCTGACCAGCCATCAGGGCCCCACTACATACCAATGCACAGAGTGCCACAAGTCCTTCGCCTACCGCAGCCAGCTGCAGAACCACTTAATGAAGCACCAGAACGTGCGGCCCTACGTTTGCCCCGAGTGCGGCATGGAGTTTGTCCAGATCCACCACCTTCGGCAACACGCTCTCACTCACAAGGTACTGGCAGCGCACGCCCTCGCACGTAAG GGTATGAAAGAATTCAAATGTGACGTCTGTGCCAGAGAGTTCACCCTGTCTGCCAACCTGAAGAGACACATGTTGATTCATGCCAGTGTGAGGCCCTTCCAGTGCCACGTCTGCTTCAAGACCTTCGTCCAAAAGCAGACCCTTAAAACGCACATGATTGTCCATCTGCCGGTCAAGCCGTTCAAATGCAAG gtgtgcGGAAAGTCGTTCAACAGAATGTACAACCTCCTCGGCCACATGCATCTCCACGCCGGCAGCAAGCCCTTCAAGTGCCCTTACTGCACCAGCAAGTTTAACCTGAAGGGCAACCTCAGCCGACACATGAAGGTCAAACACGGCATCATGGACACCTCGATAGATGGACAAG AGCCCCCCCAAGACCCAGAAGGCCAGGAGGATTATGAAGAGGAGAGCTTTGAATTCAGTGAGCGAGAAAACCGggctaacaacaacaacacaccagACATTGCTAAACTATCTCAAATGGAGTATTACAGCACCTATGGGAAGGGCGCGGGGCGCTTCAGCActgcatga
- the idh2 gene encoding isocitrate dehydrogenase [NADP], mitochondrial, with protein sequence MAGYLKVLSTLSRSAGAAFSKNPAVLAPAANCQTLQQRNYADKRIKVAQPVVEMDGDEMTRIIWEFIKEKLILSNVDVELKYYDLGLPYRDQTDDQVTIDSALATKKYHVAVKCATITPDEARVEEFNLKKMWKSPNGTIRNILGGTVFREPIICKNIPRLVPGWTQPITIGRHAFGDQYRATDFVVNKPGKFKIIFSPADGSAGKEWEVYDFPAGGCGMGMYNTDESITGFAHSCFQYAIGKKWPLYMSTKNTILKAYDGRFKDIFEDIFQKHYKPEFDKLKIWYEHRLIDDMVAQVLKSSGAFVWACKNYDGDVQSDILAQGFGSLGLMTSVLVCPDGKTIEAEAAHGTVTRHYREHQKGRPTSTNPIASIFAWTRGLEHRGKLDGNPDLIKFSQTLERVCVETVESGTMTKDLAGCIHGLSHVKLNEHYVNTTDFLDAIKTNLDKALGK encoded by the exons ATGCCGACAAACGCATCAAAGTGGCCCAGCCAGTGGTGGAGATGGACGGAGACGAGATGACCAGGATCATCTGGGAGTTCATCAAAGAGAAG CTCATCCTGTCTAATGTTGACGTCGAGCTGAAGTATTATGACCTGGGTCTGCCTTACCGTGACCAGACTGATGACCAGGTCACCATCGACTCTGCCCTGGCTACTAAGAAGTACCATGTGGCGGTTAAATGTGCCACCATCACACCAGACGAAGCCAGAGTGGAAG AGTTCAACCTGAAGAAGATGTGGAAGAGTCCCAACGGGACCATCAGGAACATCCTGGGCGGCACCGTCTTCCGTGAGCCAATCATCTGTAAGAACATTCCCAGGCTCGTTCCAGGCTGGACACAGCCCATCACTATTGGCAGACACGCCTTTGGTGATCAG TACAGAGCAACAGACTTTGTTGTGAACAAGCCCGGCAAATTCAAGATCATCTTCTCACCTGCTGATGGTAGCGCAGGCAAGGAATGGGAGGTCTATGACTTCCCTGCTGGTGGCTGTGGAATGGGCATGTACAACACAGATGAG TCTATTACAGGCTTTGCACACAGCTGCTTCCAGTACGCTATTGGCAAGAAGTGGCCACTGTACATGAGCACAAAGAACACCATTCTTAAAGCTTATGATGGCAGATTTAAGGATATCTTCGAGGATATCTTTCAGAA GCACTATAAACCTGAGTTTGACAAACTGAAGATCTGGTATGAGCACAGGCTTATTGACGATATGGTTGCCCAAGTGCTGAAGTCCTCTGGAGCCTTTGTGTGGGCTTGCAAGAACTACGACGGAGATGTTCAGTCTGATATCCTTGCACAGG GTTTCGGCTCTCTGGGACTGATGACATCAGTTCTGGTGTGCCCTGATGGCAAGACTATTGAGGCTGAGGCTGCCCACGGCACTGTGACCAGGCACTACCGCGAGCACCAGAAG GGAAGACCAACCAGCACAAACCCCATTGCCAGCATCTTTGCCTGGACCAGAGGCCTGGAGCATCGCGGGAAACTCGATGGCAACCCTGACCTTATCAA GTTCTCCCAGACTCTGGAGAGGGTGTGTGTTGAGACTGTTGAGAGCGGAACGATGACCAAGGACCTTGCAGGCTGCATCCATGGCCTGTCCCA TGTCAAGCTGAACGAGCACTATGTCAATACTACAGACTTCCTCGACGCCATCAAGACAAATCTGGATAAAGCCCTCGGCAAGTGA
- the znf710a gene encoding zinc finger protein 710a isoform X1 — translation MRSLKHLKHHSRNNVEEESGRLVRTYPKMTEGHVDVATQTEPVVVLSLAQAAVLGLISQNEIFGATIAPNGFYTGEPRECPPPQPEAMEYEYADQLIGANGDYLAEPAGEPEPQPHCSERRRPGPRGRTKRPKSDGELVGHPHKVSSPQAQVKGERLESDTPSSCIHINSRRSPGKQEDHTTQQGSLKEEQACGNCPSCARDTSRPQSDGQPEQEQEESSGREKDREEEELVVEEEEEEEALNLKTSGDTGSPLENRYYESNEVAYESADMALPGEYEENGQAMLWSDPEGLARRMQIDRLDINVQIDESYCVDVGEGLKRWKCRMCEKSYTSKYNLVTHILGHNGIKPHECLHCGKLFKQPSHLQTHLLTHQGTRPHKCTVCEKAFTQTSHLKRHMLQHSDVKPYSCRFCGRGFAYPSELRTHENKHENGQCHVCTQCGMEFPTYAHLKRHLTSHQGPTTYQCTECHKSFAYRSQLQNHLMKHQNVRPYVCPECGMEFVQIHHLRQHALTHKVLAAHALARKGMKEFKCDVCAREFTLSANLKRHMLIHASVRPFQCHVCFKTFVQKQTLKTHMIVHLPVKPFKCKVCGKSFNRMYNLLGHMHLHAGSKPFKCPYCTSKFNLKGNLSRHMKVKHGIMDTSIDGQEPPQDPEGQEDYEEESFEFSERENRANNNNTPDIAKLSQMEYYSTYGKGAGRFSTA, via the exons ATGAGATCCCTGAAACACCTCAAACATCACTCCAGGAACAATGTG gaggaggagagtggcCGCTTGGTGCGGACCTACCCCAAGATGACTGAGGGCCACGTGGATGTGGCCACACAGACAGAGCCTGTGGTGGTGCTATCTCTGGCTCAGGCAGCTGTTCTTGGCCTCATCTCCCAGAATGAAATCTTTGGGGCCACCATCGCTCCTAATGGCTTTTACACAGGAGAGCCCAGAGAGTGTCCCCCTCCTCAGCCTGAGGCAATGGAGTATGAGTACGCTGACCAGCTGATAGGGGCCAACGGGGACTACCTGGCTGAGCCTGCTGGGGAACCGGAGCCTCAGCCACACTGCAGTGAGAGAAGACGGCCGGGGCCCCGTGGGAGGACCAAGAGGCCCAAGAGTGATGGAGAATTAGTGGGTCACCCTCACAAAGTATCAAGTCCACAGGCTCAGGTTAAAGGTGAACGGCTTGAGTCTGATACGCCATCTTCCTGCATTCACATAAACAGCAGGCGTAGCCCTGGCAAGCAAGAGGATCACACCACGCAACAAGGTTCTCTGAAAGAGGAGCAGGCCTGCGGAAACTGTCCCTCATGTGCAAGAGACACATCCAGGCCACAATCAGATGGACAGCCAGagcaggaacaagaagaaagcAGTGGTAGAGAAAAagacagggaggaagaggagctggtggtggaggaagaagaagaggaggaggcacTAAACCTCAAAACTAGTGGAGATACTGGTAGTCCTCTGGAGAACCGGTATTATGAGTCCAATGAGGTGGCCTATGAGTCTGCTGATATGGCGCTGCCAGGAGAGTACGAGGAGAACGGCCAGGCCATGTTGTGGTCAGACCCGGAGGGCCTTGCCAGGCGAATGCAGATTGACCGGCTGGACATCAACGTACAGATAGATGAGTCTTACTGCGTAGATGTAGGAGAGGGTCTGAAGCGCTGGAAGTGCCGCATGTGTGAGAAATCATACACATCCAAATATAACCTCGTCACACATATCCTGGGCCATAATGGAATTAAGCCCCACGAATGTCTACACTGTGGAAAGCTCTTCAAGCAGCCGAGCCACCTTCAGACTCACCTGCTCACCCACCAGGGAACCCGACCTCACAAGTGCACCGTTTGTGAGAAAGCCTTCACACAGACCAGCCACCTGAAGAGGCACATGCTACAGCATTCGGACGTCAAGCCCTACAGCTGTCGCTTCTGTGGCCGTGGCTTCGCCTACCCCAGTGAGCTGCGGACCCACGAGAACAAACATGAGAATGGTCAGTGCCATGTCTGCACCCAGTGTGGTATGGAGTTCCCAACCTACGCGCACCTGAAACGCCACCTGACCAGCCATCAGGGCCCCACTACATACCAATGCACAGAGTGCCACAAGTCCTTCGCCTACCGCAGCCAGCTGCAGAACCACTTAATGAAGCACCAGAACGTGCGGCCCTACGTTTGCCCCGAGTGCGGCATGGAGTTTGTCCAGATCCACCACCTTCGGCAACACGCTCTCACTCACAAGGTACTGGCAGCGCACGCCCTCGCACGTAAG GGTATGAAAGAATTCAAATGTGACGTCTGTGCCAGAGAGTTCACCCTGTCTGCCAACCTGAAGAGACACATGTTGATTCATGCCAGTGTGAGGCCCTTCCAGTGCCACGTCTGCTTCAAGACCTTCGTCCAAAAGCAGACCCTTAAAACGCACATGATTGTCCATCTGCCGGTCAAGCCGTTCAAATGCAAG gtgtgcGGAAAGTCGTTCAACAGAATGTACAACCTCCTCGGCCACATGCATCTCCACGCCGGCAGCAAGCCCTTCAAGTGCCCTTACTGCACCAGCAAGTTTAACCTGAAGGGCAACCTCAGCCGACACATGAAGGTCAAACACGGCATCATGGACACCTCGATAGATGGACAAG AGCCCCCCCAAGACCCAGAAGGCCAGGAGGATTATGAAGAGGAGAGCTTTGAATTCAGTGAGCGAGAAAACCGggctaacaacaacaacacaccagACATTGCTAAACTATCTCAAATGGAGTATTACAGCACCTATGGGAAGGGCGCGGGGCGCTTCAGCActgcatga